One window from the genome of Fulvivirga lutea encodes:
- a CDS encoding HEAT repeat domain-containing protein, whose protein sequence is MLKALFLALNVRQNEETQVLLLLGQGFFMGIFLATFQISAETLFLNRLGEYLKEAILFSGLLGILTTALFSYLQNKISFARLALGNLLLILFFTTAIYLGFRYTSETLQDYLIFFMFALSGPILAVSLLGFWGTFGRLFDLRQSKRIIGGIDIGQLSAAIITSFSFPLLQSLIPKTSNYLIISCVSIVLSFVFLLILTSKFDLSQAEISQSTDEEDSTNIKALLKNKYVRLLSIFLLFSMVAFTFIQYSFQEVVKIQYPTENEMRNFLAIFNGAILILGLLLQTFVNDRIIGEYGLKISLLILPFILIFFTVATIAAGLIFGYDTSSEGAFIWFFLFVALSRLFNFSLRDSLENPTFKLFFMPLDNRVRFDIQTKVEGLGNETSRFVAGVLIMGLSYLSFIELIHYSYALVFLIIGYFIITNKLYAGYRNNVKLKLEKQQRATSGIALTLGQKLVDKLEKRLSDTAAGKAIFSYKLLEKVEPNVLPASINKLMGHKVQQVRDFAQFKMNELKGLSVSERYVISSNKSNSDGKQMVSGNDLLSLFQSGDISKSRVSKLSKSDIAEDRQYAAELLGNSEDEENISVLIELLNDIDPKVRYTAIKTAQRKFNNEVLNALIHNLDNPVYSVQAANALTVIGGKALNALDSAFYKSGQTTQVMLKVVQIIGRIGGNKAKEILWNKMDFPDKVMVSQVLFALGNAGFRASISQIPRIKYAIESDIEDITWNLAAINEVSEEHFGVEIKKALDEEIDYDIDHIYMLLSMLYDAQSIQLVKENIESLTSEGVTYGIELLDVFLSDDLKQRIIPVLDDLSYVEKARRLEIFYPRERLDNKMTLKFLLNRDFSQTNRWTKSCIIYQIGLLEIREFYFDLVANLFNPDQLIREMAAWALHKIDKKSYEENVKRLGLNAKRELDQVVVNDDDELSKSLRFEKVLFLKGIPVFKDIFGLVLADLIDITEEVAIAEGETIAVDDHYNDNFFIVYRGKINLYENSNVKAEVNVGEFLGEMINTENHLKSNLILALEDTVLLKIKKDGFYDLLADNIKLAHKMIEYV, encoded by the coding sequence ATGTTAAAGGCGCTATTTTTAGCATTAAATGTACGCCAAAATGAAGAAACCCAAGTTCTACTATTACTTGGACAGGGTTTTTTTATGGGGATTTTCCTCGCCACATTTCAAATTTCAGCCGAGACACTTTTTCTTAATAGGCTGGGCGAATACTTGAAGGAAGCGATACTTTTTTCAGGACTTTTAGGAATATTAACAACCGCTCTTTTTTCCTATTTACAGAATAAAATTTCCTTTGCCAGGCTGGCGTTAGGCAACTTACTTCTAATATTATTTTTTACCACAGCCATTTACTTGGGTTTTAGGTACACATCTGAAACCTTACAGGATTATCTAATATTCTTCATGTTTGCCTTAAGTGGACCAATTCTAGCCGTCAGTTTGCTTGGCTTCTGGGGTACTTTTGGCAGGTTGTTTGACTTAAGACAATCTAAAAGAATTATTGGTGGTATTGATATCGGTCAGCTATCTGCAGCAATTATAACTTCCTTTAGTTTTCCATTACTGCAATCGCTCATCCCAAAAACATCTAACTACCTGATAATTAGCTGTGTTAGTATTGTACTTTCTTTTGTATTCCTGTTAATTCTTACCTCAAAATTTGATCTGTCCCAAGCGGAAATTTCTCAGTCTACTGATGAAGAGGATTCAACGAATATTAAGGCACTTCTAAAAAATAAATACGTTAGACTACTTTCTATATTTCTGCTTTTCAGCATGGTGGCCTTTACATTTATTCAGTACTCCTTTCAAGAGGTAGTGAAGATTCAGTACCCAACTGAAAACGAAATGCGAAACTTTCTCGCCATTTTCAATGGTGCTATTCTAATTCTGGGATTGTTACTACAAACCTTTGTGAACGACCGTATAATCGGTGAGTATGGCTTGAAAATCTCATTACTCATTCTACCTTTTATACTTATTTTCTTTACTGTAGCAACCATTGCCGCAGGACTTATATTCGGTTATGATACCAGTTCTGAAGGAGCATTCATATGGTTCTTCTTGTTTGTGGCACTTAGTAGACTATTTAACTTCTCATTGAGGGATTCACTTGAAAACCCTACATTTAAGCTGTTCTTCATGCCTTTAGATAACAGAGTTAGGTTTGATATTCAAACAAAAGTAGAAGGGCTTGGTAATGAAACTTCACGATTTGTGGCAGGAGTTTTAATAATGGGTCTATCATATCTTTCATTTATTGAACTGATTCATTATTCGTACGCTCTAGTGTTTCTTATCATAGGCTACTTTATAATTACTAATAAGCTTTACGCAGGGTACAGAAATAACGTTAAGCTAAAGCTGGAAAAGCAACAAAGGGCAACCTCAGGCATAGCCTTAACATTAGGTCAAAAGTTGGTGGACAAACTTGAGAAAAGGCTATCGGATACGGCTGCTGGCAAAGCAATTTTCTCTTATAAATTGCTTGAGAAAGTAGAACCAAATGTCCTTCCTGCATCGATAAATAAGTTAATGGGACATAAGGTTCAGCAAGTACGCGATTTTGCGCAGTTTAAAATGAATGAACTTAAAGGCCTTTCAGTATCTGAGCGTTACGTGATTTCATCAAACAAGTCTAATAGTGATGGTAAGCAAATGGTGAGCGGGAATGATCTGCTTTCGTTATTTCAATCTGGCGATATCAGTAAATCAAGGGTATCTAAACTAAGCAAATCTGATATTGCCGAAGATAGACAATACGCTGCTGAGCTATTAGGTAATTCTGAAGATGAGGAAAATATTTCTGTACTAATCGAACTTTTAAATGATATTGATCCAAAGGTTAGGTACACAGCAATAAAAACTGCCCAAAGGAAATTTAATAATGAGGTATTGAATGCTCTCATCCACAATTTAGATAACCCCGTTTACAGTGTGCAGGCTGCTAACGCCTTAACTGTAATAGGAGGAAAGGCTCTCAATGCATTAGATAGTGCTTTCTACAAATCAGGACAAACCACTCAGGTCATGCTCAAGGTGGTTCAGATTATAGGTAGAATTGGAGGTAATAAGGCAAAAGAGATCCTTTGGAACAAAATGGATTTCCCGGATAAGGTAATGGTATCGCAAGTTCTCTTTGCACTAGGAAATGCAGGTTTCAGGGCAAGTATATCTCAAATACCTAGAATTAAGTATGCTATAGAATCCGATATAGAAGATATTACATGGAACTTAGCTGCTATTAATGAAGTGAGTGAAGAGCATTTCGGTGTAGAAATAAAGAAGGCTTTGGACGAAGAGATTGATTATGATATTGATCATATCTATATGCTGCTGTCCATGCTTTATGATGCACAATCTATACAGCTGGTAAAGGAGAATATTGAAAGTTTAACCAGTGAAGGAGTTACATATGGTATTGAGTTATTAGACGTATTCCTTTCTGATGATTTAAAGCAGCGTATCATTCCAGTACTTGATGATCTGTCTTATGTAGAAAAAGCCAGAAGATTAGAAATATTCTACCCTCGTGAGAGGTTGGATAATAAAATGACATTGAAGTTTTTGTTAAATAGAGACTTTTCGCAGACTAACCGCTGGACAAAATCCTGCATTATATATCAAATTGGCCTCCTTGAGATCAGAGAGTTCTATTTCGATTTAGTTGCCAATCTCTTTAACCCTGATCAGTTGATCAGGGAGATGGCTGCTTGGGCCTTACATAAAATTGATAAGAAATCTTACGAAGAAAATGTAAAAAGGCTCGGCCTCAATGCTAAGCGTGAACTTGATCAGGTGGTAGTTAATGATGATGACGAACTTTCCAAATCATTAAGATTTGAGAAGGTATTGTTTTTAAAAGGTATCCCCGTTTTTAAAGATATTTTTGGTTTAGTACTAGCTGATTTAATTGATATAACCGAAGAAGTAGCTATAGCCGAAGGGGAAACTATTGCGGTTGATGATCACTATAACGATAATTTCTTTATAGTCTACCGCGGTAAAATAAATTTATACGAAAATAGCAATGTGAAGGCAGAAGTAAATGTAGGTGAGTTCCTTGGAGAGATGATCAATACTGAAAATCACCTAAAATCAAACTTGATATTAGCGTTAGAAGACACTGTTCTTTTGAAAATAAAGAAAGATGGGTTTTATGATCTACTTGCTGACAATATAAAATTAGCTCACAAGATGATTGAATATGTATAG
- a CDS encoding nSTAND1 domain-containing NTPase has translation MLNYELHQNEEEHTISDVNVQNDVVLNNPFPGLRPFSVEENHLFFGRESQVDEVLLKLATNKFVTVMGYSGSGKSSLIYCGVVPVVYGGFMTEVGPDWNIIMTRPGTSPIHNLGSSIQRSLDYGYMNKEEARINRRVISSILRTDPNGLVEVLAKKYQKQKQNTLIFIDQFEELFRYGTSDQESAEEARLYVNLILDACRNSQFPVYIAITMRSDYVGECAKFPGLTQLINESNYLVPQMSRDQKRMAIEGPIAVGGGQISERLLKRLLNDLGDNQDQLPILQHALMRTWNYWLKNKEEGEPMDIGHYNAIGRITEALSQHANETFDELSSRQKEIAEILFKSLTEKSSNNFGMRRPVKLSFVADLADATEEEVIEVVDHFRAPGRSFLMPPPNVRLNSDSLIEISHESLMRIWTRLKVWVDEEFESAQMYRRLSEAAAMYQIGRTGLWRPPDLQLALNWQKKQKPTRAWARRYDEAFERAIVFLDTSRITYEAEQRNQEMLQKRLVKRTKAVAIFLGFAAVISILFFVYALTQSTEAKRQAELAEAEKIEAQKQRDIANEATIEAQEQTKKAEEALADANEQRKRAEEALSKAEYERLRAEQNFQIAQEQTNIANDQKVVAQEARDEARNQFKRAEENYRDAQRLLYQSIAQSMAVKSLSIEDNDLKGALAQQAKIFFDEYQGRHYDPYIYNGLYAATADFIGRDYNTIPKLHRNAVRSVAVANNSPNYFTTGTQGKLVKSTTEDQSNNMSLFSNQFPNRALSISNNDQWLAIASDSAYIQVLNTETNSTSKITGHKGYVNDVEFSNGNNEFYSTGSDRTIRRNNIESLRSELVMNTQFELKAIDLNSNGSQLIAGTIEGNLTLYDLESKSESVIFNNPGVPIHSVQFSQDNKLIVFGDEKGVIHVMNANSKAILYELVGHKGRVSTIAFSPDNKLMASGSFDGVIQMWPVKELGELPIRITDNDAYVWDIKFSSDSEYIISACADGDVRLWPTNPDKFSDQLCEYIKRNMTEEEWKTYVGDDIKYRATCVNLLVEDY, from the coding sequence ATGTTAAATTATGAACTACATCAGAATGAAGAAGAACATACTATTAGTGATGTAAACGTTCAGAATGATGTTGTTCTTAATAACCCATTTCCTGGGTTAAGGCCTTTTAGCGTTGAAGAAAATCATCTGTTTTTTGGCCGTGAGAGCCAGGTTGACGAAGTTTTATTAAAACTTGCTACCAACAAGTTTGTAACTGTTATGGGTTACTCTGGTAGCGGTAAATCCTCTTTAATTTATTGTGGTGTTGTTCCAGTCGTTTATGGTGGATTCATGACTGAAGTTGGTCCTGACTGGAATATTATAATGACCAGACCGGGCACTTCACCTATACATAATCTAGGTTCCTCAATTCAACGCAGCTTGGATTATGGTTATATGAATAAAGAAGAGGCTAGAATAAACAGAAGAGTAATTTCTTCTATTCTTAGGACTGATCCAAATGGACTGGTAGAAGTATTAGCAAAAAAATATCAGAAGCAAAAACAGAATACCTTAATCTTTATTGACCAGTTTGAGGAATTATTCAGATATGGTACGTCAGATCAGGAGTCAGCCGAAGAAGCGAGGTTATATGTAAACCTTATTCTTGATGCTTGTCGAAATAGTCAATTCCCTGTCTACATTGCTATTACAATGCGCTCGGATTATGTGGGAGAATGTGCCAAGTTTCCGGGACTAACGCAATTGATTAATGAAAGCAACTACCTGGTTCCTCAAATGTCTCGCGACCAAAAGAGAATGGCAATTGAAGGGCCTATTGCTGTTGGTGGCGGACAAATTTCTGAGAGATTATTAAAAAGGCTACTAAATGATTTAGGAGATAATCAAGATCAACTTCCTATTCTGCAGCACGCTTTAATGCGTACGTGGAACTACTGGCTTAAAAATAAGGAGGAAGGTGAGCCGATGGATATTGGCCATTACAACGCGATTGGTAGAATCACAGAGGCGTTATCTCAGCATGCGAATGAAACTTTTGATGAATTAAGTTCAAGACAAAAGGAAATAGCAGAGATCCTCTTTAAGTCTTTAACTGAGAAATCTTCAAATAATTTTGGTATGAGAAGGCCGGTTAAATTAAGCTTTGTTGCTGATTTAGCCGATGCCACCGAAGAGGAGGTTATAGAAGTAGTGGATCACTTCAGAGCTCCTGGAAGATCATTTTTAATGCCGCCACCAAATGTTCGGTTAAACTCTGATTCACTTATAGAGATTTCACATGAGAGTTTGATGCGAATTTGGACCCGCCTAAAAGTTTGGGTGGATGAGGAGTTTGAATCTGCTCAAATGTATCGAAGACTGTCTGAGGCAGCTGCAATGTATCAGATAGGAAGAACAGGCTTATGGCGGCCACCTGATTTACAATTAGCACTAAACTGGCAGAAAAAGCAGAAACCTACACGGGCTTGGGCTAGAAGGTATGACGAAGCCTTTGAAAGAGCCATCGTTTTTCTAGATACTAGTAGAATAACCTACGAGGCAGAGCAGCGTAATCAGGAAATGCTACAAAAGCGTTTGGTCAAGCGAACCAAGGCGGTAGCTATTTTCTTGGGATTTGCCGCAGTTATAAGTATCCTCTTTTTCGTTTATGCATTAACACAAAGTACGGAAGCCAAACGTCAGGCTGAATTAGCAGAAGCAGAAAAAATAGAGGCGCAAAAACAAAGAGATATTGCAAACGAAGCCACAATTGAGGCGCAAGAGCAAACAAAAAAGGCTGAAGAAGCATTGGCGGATGCCAACGAACAACGTAAAAGGGCAGAGGAGGCACTCAGCAAAGCAGAGTATGAGCGATTGAGAGCAGAACAGAACTTTCAAATTGCCCAGGAACAAACGAATATTGCCAATGATCAGAAGGTTGTTGCTCAGGAAGCCAGGGATGAAGCGAGAAATCAGTTCAAAAGAGCTGAAGAAAACTATAGAGACGCCCAAAGGTTATTGTATCAATCAATTGCTCAATCTATGGCAGTTAAATCCTTGTCTATTGAAGATAATGACCTAAAGGGTGCACTTGCACAGCAGGCTAAAATCTTTTTTGACGAGTACCAAGGAAGACATTATGATCCATACATATATAATGGGTTATATGCCGCTACCGCTGATTTTATAGGCAGAGATTACAATACAATACCAAAACTGCATAGAAATGCTGTGAGATCGGTAGCAGTGGCTAATAATAGTCCTAACTATTTCACCACAGGTACACAGGGAAAACTAGTAAAGAGCACAACCGAAGATCAATCAAATAATATGAGCCTATTTTCCAATCAGTTCCCAAATAGAGCATTATCAATTAGTAATAATGATCAATGGTTGGCTATTGCTTCAGACTCAGCCTATATTCAAGTACTTAATACAGAAACTAACTCAACCAGTAAAATTACTGGACATAAAGGTTATGTTAATGACGTAGAGTTTAGCAATGGCAATAATGAGTTTTATTCAACTGGAAGTGATAGAACGATAAGGCGTAATAATATAGAGTCATTAAGATCAGAATTGGTCATGAATACTCAATTTGAGTTGAAAGCAATTGATCTTAATTCTAACGGTAGCCAGTTAATTGCTGGTACAATCGAAGGTAATTTGACGTTATACGATCTTGAGAGTAAATCGGAAAGTGTGATTTTTAATAATCCAGGGGTACCAATTCACAGTGTTCAGTTTAGTCAGGATAACAAATTAATCGTATTTGGTGATGAAAAAGGAGTAATTCATGTAATGAATGCCAATTCGAAAGCAATATTGTATGAACTAGTAGGCCATAAGGGTAGGGTTAGTACTATTGCATTCAGCCCAGACAATAAATTGATGGCTTCCGGAAGCTTTGATGGAGTTATTCAGATGTGGCCGGTGAAAGAATTGGGTGAATTACCAATTAGGATAACGGATAACGATGCCTATGTATGGGATATTAAATTTAGTTCAGATTCGGAATATATTATTTCTGCATGTGCCGATGGAGATGTGAGGTTGTGGCCTACCAACCCCGATAAATTTTCAGATCAGCTTTGTGAGTATATAAAAAGAAACATGACAGAAGAAGAATGGAAAACATATGTGGGTGATGACATCAAGTACAGAGCAACATGTGTTAACTTATTGGTTGAAGACTATTAA
- a CDS encoding rhomboid family intramembrane serine protease: MKESREADKLKFNRSIQYTLAFIILIWSVKVVELGLNLDFGSLGILPRTAQGSIGIFLAPLIHGDIYHLISNTFPILILGVGIFYFYNKIALNVIFLIYLMTGFWVWMAARDAYHIGASGLVYGLLTFLIFSGFFNRNRNTLAVSFVILVLYGGSFAAGIIPTKAGISWESHLMGAIAGVFCAVYYRKHSVASVIEDTESIQSLDFKYTYTEKGSTNTNTYHYIYQPREEKDTD, encoded by the coding sequence ATGAAGGAGAGCAGAGAGGCGGATAAATTAAAATTCAATAGGAGCATACAATATACACTTGCTTTTATCATTCTCATTTGGTCAGTTAAAGTTGTTGAACTTGGTCTTAATTTAGATTTTGGATCTTTAGGCATTTTACCCCGCACTGCGCAAGGATCAATTGGTATATTTCTGGCCCCACTTATTCATGGCGATATATACCACCTTATTTCAAACACATTTCCGATACTAATTTTAGGAGTAGGTATTTTTTACTTCTACAATAAAATTGCGCTCAATGTTATATTTTTAATTTACCTAATGACAGGTTTTTGGGTTTGGATGGCCGCCAGAGATGCGTACCATATTGGTGCCAGCGGACTTGTTTACGGGCTTCTTACTTTTCTTATTTTTAGCGGCTTTTTTAATAGAAACAGAAATACGTTAGCAGTTTCATTTGTTATACTTGTGTTATATGGTGGTTCTTTCGCTGCTGGTATTATACCCACTAAAGCTGGAATTTCATGGGAATCGCACTTAATGGGAGCAATTGCTGGTGTATTTTGTGCTGTTTATTATCGCAAGCATTCTGTTGCAAGTGTAATTGAAGACACCGAAAGTATTCAATCCTTAGATTTCAAGTACACTTACACTGAGAAGGGAAGTACGAATACCAATACTTATCATTATATCTACCAACCAAGGGAAGAAAAAGATACTGATTAA
- a CDS encoding porin family protein — MAQKVDCTNTLEQARTNFERGHLYSIPAILKPCLDNGFNKVQKIESYLILTRTYLLIDDPISAEDSYLKLLRLDPEYTVDPENDPVDIVYLNEKFTTTPIFILYARGGLNFTNASSIVNFGVDNTEQSQEEYSMGAGFNLGGGAELNLSNHLSLGLELNYSNRRYNYKNTLFNGDAQDMLEIQSMLNVPIFLKYRMKFNDWHPYVYAGYSFNYLIGARAELELKDLVISGEGDRSEISVTGPEENLIDLRNRVNHNILGGIGVRYRIGYNYLFLDARYSWGMNNIVDENNQYSNQSLLYKYGMVDDYKRLTNIEVTAGYIWPLYKPRKIDEKKGLFRRLFDK; from the coding sequence TTGGCTCAAAAGGTAGATTGTACAAATACGCTTGAACAAGCCAGAACAAACTTTGAGAGAGGGCATTTATATTCTATTCCCGCAATTTTAAAACCATGTTTAGATAATGGATTTAATAAGGTTCAAAAAATAGAGTCTTACTTAATTCTAACAAGAACATACTTGCTTATAGATGATCCTATAAGTGCTGAAGACAGTTATTTAAAGCTTCTTAGACTTGATCCTGAATATACAGTGGATCCAGAGAATGATCCTGTTGATATTGTTTACCTAAATGAAAAATTTACTACAACACCCATATTTATATTGTATGCTAGAGGAGGATTAAACTTCACAAATGCATCTTCAATTGTAAATTTTGGGGTTGATAATACAGAGCAGTCGCAAGAAGAATATTCTATGGGTGCCGGGTTTAACTTAGGTGGTGGCGCTGAGCTGAACTTAAGCAATCACCTAAGCCTAGGGTTGGAATTAAATTACAGTAATAGGAGATATAATTACAAAAACACTTTATTCAATGGTGACGCTCAAGATATGTTGGAAATTCAGTCAATGTTAAATGTTCCCATATTTCTAAAATATAGAATGAAATTCAACGATTGGCACCCTTATGTTTATGCAGGTTATTCATTTAATTACCTGATTGGAGCGCGAGCTGAATTGGAGTTAAAAGATCTTGTTATTTCCGGAGAAGGTGACAGGTCAGAAATTAGTGTAACCGGACCCGAGGAGAATTTAATTGACTTAAGAAATAGAGTCAATCATAATATTCTTGGTGGTATTGGAGTGAGGTATCGGATAGGGTATAATTATTTATTCCTGGATGCCAGATACTCATGGGGAATGAATAACATTGTTGATGAAAATAATCAGTATTCAAATCAATCGCTTTTGTACAAATATGGTATGGTTGACGACTATAAACGGTTAACGAATATAGAAGTTACTGCTGGCTACATTTGGCCATTGTATAAACCAAGAAAGATTGATGAGAAAAAAGGATTGTTCAGACGACTTTTTGACAAATAG
- a CDS encoding OmpH family outer membrane protein, whose translation MKNLSLVLNIVLVVAVGVLYVLHFSKPSAEAAKGNSQKNDSIDYSVVYINSDSVLVNYDYFDKIQSELQEKGAKLEKEYQSRAEGLQREVNDFQRTVNSLTIGQAKALEEDLLKKQQNLRVYQENLSQQLMREEAKMNQELYKKVTSFLKDYSAENGIDLVVKFNQGSDVLYANEGMDITKEVIEGLNAAYAKELSAPKAKTDSTKAE comes from the coding sequence GTGAAGAATTTATCTCTAGTATTAAACATTGTTCTAGTAGTAGCTGTAGGTGTTCTATATGTGCTACATTTTTCTAAACCTTCTGCCGAGGCGGCCAAAGGCAATTCTCAAAAAAATGATTCTATTGATTATAGTGTAGTATATATCAACTCAGACTCTGTTTTAGTGAATTATGATTACTTCGATAAAATTCAATCTGAGTTACAGGAAAAAGGTGCTAAGCTAGAAAAAGAGTATCAATCAAGAGCTGAGGGCTTGCAGCGTGAAGTGAATGATTTCCAAAGAACAGTGAATAGCTTAACGATTGGTCAGGCGAAAGCTTTAGAAGAGGACTTATTGAAAAAGCAGCAAAACTTGAGGGTTTATCAAGAAAATCTATCTCAACAATTAATGAGAGAAGAAGCTAAAATGAATCAGGAGCTTTATAAAAAAGTAACTTCATTTCTTAAGGACTATAGTGCCGAAAACGGTATTGATTTAGTGGTAAAATTTAACCAGGGAAGCGATGTGCTTTATGCCAATGAAGGTATGGACATTACGAAAGAAGTAATTGAGGGCTTGAATGCGGCATATGCCAAAGAGTTAAGCGCACCGAAGGCTAAAACTGATTCAACAAAAGCAGAGTAA